In the Aggregatilinea lenta genome, TATAGTGTTTATAATAATAGGATAAATTTAAGTCCTGCGGAATCCGCAGGCGAGTCCGGCCAATAAATTGAACGGGAGGCGACTATGCCGTCAAATCCCCGTCCGCGTAGGGTATTGTTCCGCTTTGTGCTCGTCAGCCTGCCGTCGCTGTGCGCCTGCATGTTCGTGCTCGAACTGGGCCTGCGCCTCTTCGTCCCGGTGTCCGACCCACTGCCGCGCGGCCTCTACGACGCCGATGCAAATCTGCTCATTTCCGAGCCGCACGACCAGGGCACCTACATCAAGAATCCCGACATCAACGCCGACTATCTTATCAACAGCGCGGGCTGGAACTCGCCCCACGAATATACGCCGCAGAAGCAGCCCGGCGTGCTGCGTATCGCGGTCATCGGGGACAGCTACGTCGAGAGCATGGAAGTGGACCTCGACAAGTCGTTCCTGGCGCTGCTCGAAACGACGCTGGCCCAGGCCAGCGGCCAGCCCGTGGAGGTGTACAACTTCGGCAAGAGCGGCGCGCCCTTGAGCGAATACCTCCAGATCATGCGCTACGTCACGGCGACGTACGCCCCGGACATCGTGATCGTCAACATCGTCGATAACGACTTCGAGGAGTCGTTCGTCGAATACGGCCTGCCCTATTTCCTGAACTTCGATCTCGCGGCGGATGGCAGCATCGTCGAGATCCCGCCGGTGCCGTACGAGCCGTCGAAGCAGGTCGAAGGCTTCCGCGTGCTGGCGCATTCCGCGTTGGTGCGCTTCCTGGCTTACAACCTCGACTACCTGCCGCGCCTCAAGATGATGCGCATGAATGAGCCGGTCGAGCAGACGGAAAGCGACGACAGCGCGCGCCGCACGAAGCTGGACACGTTGGTGCGCTACGTCTTCGGGCAGTACGCGGATCTCGCCTCCGGGGCGGACAGCCACCTGCTGCTGGTGATCGACGGGCCGCGCGCGGATCTGTACAAGGGGCGGCCCCTGGAAGAGTCCGACACGTTCATCTACCACGACGTCTCGCAGGCGGCGGTGGACGAGCTGGGCATCCCGCTGCTCGACCTTACCACGCCCTTCGCCGAGGCATACAGCCAGACAGAGCGGCGGCTCAACTTCGAGAACGACTATCACTGGAACGAATACGGGCACCAGATCGTGGCGCAGGCGCTGGCGGACGAGCTGCTGGCGCTGGAATGGGTCAGCTCTGGCAGCTCGGCCAGCGCCCAGATCCCGTAGTGGGGGGCTTTGCCTATGATGTAGCGCATTCTGCTGCCTCGGTACCGTTGACAGGCCATTGTCGCTCAGTATAATCGCCACTAAATATGGTGCTGACCGCGCCAACGAGTAGGGCGAGGGGGATAACCTTTTGTCTGAGATATTACAAATTGCCCGCAACCGCTGGGATATCGTCGGCCAGGCTTACGCAGATTTCCAGGGTCGACTCATCGCAGTCCTGTTCTACTTCACCATCTTCGTCCCGTTTGCGCTCATCATGCGCCTGACCGGCGATCCGCTCCACATCCGCAAGGCCGACACCCGCTGGCTGGATCGCGCGCCGGTCGGGGCGACCCCCGACGATGCGCGGAGGCAGTTCTAGTATGGATATCCTGGGCATTTCCTGCTTTTATCACGACGCGGCGGCGGCGCTGCTGCGCGACGGCGATCTGGTCGCGGCCTCGATGGAGGAACGGCTCACCCGTAAGAAGCATGACAACAGCTTCCCCGCGCAGGCGATCCAGTTCTGCCTGACACAGGGGGGGATTCAGGGCGCGGACCTCGACTACGTGGTGTTCTACGAGAAGCCGATGGTCAAGGTGGGGCGCATTCTGCAAACGGCGCTGAGCACCTTCCCGCGCTCGTGGGACTTCTGGCGCGAGGCGGTGACGGCCTACGTCACCGAGAAGATGTGGATCAAAAGCCTGATCCAGCGCGAGCTGAACGTGCCGCCCGAAAAAATCCTGTTCTGCGATCACCATATGTCGCACGCGGCCAGCGCGTTTTTCACCTCGCCGTTCGAGGATGCGGCGGTGCTGACCATTGACGGCGTGGGCGAATGGACCACGACCACGATGGGCTACGCCACCGCCAACTGGAATGGCCAGGGCGAGAACGCGATCAACCTGTTCTGGGAGCAGAAGTTCCCGCACTCGATCGGCCTGTTCTATTCGGCCTTCACCGCCTTCCTGGGCTTCACCGTCAACAGCGGCGAATACAAGGTGATGGGCATGGCCCCCTACGGGGAGCCAAAGTACGTCGACAGGGTGAAGAAGCTGATCACGATCAATCCCGACGGTAGCTTCTACCTGAACATGGACTACTTCGCCTATCACTATTCGGCCAATAACAGCTTCAACAGCAAGTTCACGGATCTGTTCGGGCAGCCGCGCGTGCACGACGAGGACTTCTTCACGGCTAAAAGCGCGCCGCATCGCGTGGGCGAAGCGGCGGCGATGGAGCGCAACCAGTATTACGCCGACATCGCGGCCAGCGTCCAGGCCGTGACTGAGGAAGCCATGCTGGCAATGGCGAATGCCGCCTACGAGAAGACTGGCTGCAAGCGGCTGGTCATGGCGGGCGGCGTGGCGCTGAACAGCGTGGCGAACTTCAAGGTGCTGGCGCACACGCCGTTCGACGACGTGTACATTCAGCCCGCGGCGGGCGACGACGGCGGCGCGCTGGGCGCGGCGCTGTGGGCCTATCACCTCGTGCTGAACCAGCCGCGCAAGCTGGTCATGACGCACGCGTACTACGGTCAGGAATACAGCGACGGCGAGATCAAAGCCTTCCTCGATGCCGAGGGCATCCCCTACGAGTGCTTCGACAACGACGACCAACTGCTCGACCGCGTGGTGAATGAGATCCTTGAGCAGCGTGTGATCGGCCTGTACCAGGGGCGCTACGAGTGGGGCCCGCGCGCGCTCGGCAACCGCAGCATCATCGCGGACCCGCGCCGCGCCGAGATGAAGGACATCGTCAATACCAAGATCAAGTTCCGCGAGCCGTTCCGCCCGTTCGCGCCGGTGGTGCTGGCGGACCGCGCACCGGAGTTCTTCGACTATCCGAACGTGGAGACCGATCCGCTGGCGCGTTTCATGCTGGCCGTCAGCCCGATCTTCGACGACAAGCTCGACGTGGCGAAGGCCACGACCCACGAAGGCGGCACGGGTCGCCTGCAAACCATCGACTATCAGACCAACCCGCGCTATTATGAATTAGTGCGACGCTTCGGCGAAGCGTCGGGCGTGCCTATTTTGATGAACACGTCCTTTAATCTGCGCGGGGAACCGATTGTCAGCTCACCGGCCAACGCCTGGTGGACCTTCAGCAACAGCGGCATCGATTGGCTGATGATGGGTCCGTTCCTGGTCGGCAAGAAGTCGTAGCAGCGGAGAACAGCCATGTCCCAGCAAACCTCAACCAATACGACTCAACGCCCCGGCAGATTGAGTGGGATCAAGACCCGCCTGGGGATCGTAGGCGAGCTGTTCGCCTTTCTGTGGGCCGCGAAGATGTGGTGGCTCATCCCGATGATCCTCGCGCTGCTGGTGTTTGCGCTGCTGATCGCGTTCGGGGCGGCGGGCGGTGGCGGCCCACTGATCTACACGCTGTTCTAGGGAGAGAAACGTATGGGAAATTGGCTGCTGGCCGTGCTGATCGGCGTGGTCATTGGATTGGCGCTGGGCATCAAAATCGCCCAGGACTCGAACAATAAGCAGCCGGTCCGGGGCGGTGCTGTAGCTCAAACGCTGCACTATCTGGCCTGCGCTGCGATGATGAGCGTGCTGCCCTTCATCATTACCGGGATTATTGTGGGCCTCAAGTTCGTGGTCTTGCTGAGCACCGGCGTCGGACTGATGGTGCTGACGGGGGCCTTCCTGCTGCTGGAAGCGTCCATCGAGCGCGGCGCGACTGCGCCTCCGCCGGATCGGCCCGTGCTGACTGACTGAGCCTTTCCCTTTGTCAACAAACAGAGCCGGGCAGTTGCTGCGCCCGGCTCTTTGCATTTCACAGTGATGAAGTTGGCAAAACAACGATATGGCTACAAGTCGTCCAGACGACCGTTGTCCAGCGCCATCTGGAAGGCGCGCCCCACCAGCAGCAGCTCGGTGATCCACTCTTCCAGCACGTCGTCCACGTCGAGGTCAGCCAGCGCGGCGGCCAGCTCTTGCGGGATGTCGTCGAGCACCTCGGTCGTCAGGCACTGCATCGCCTGCCAGACCGCGTCGCGCGAGACGGGCGGGTCGCCCGTCATAATCTCTTCATACCACGCAGCAATGATGGGGTGAACCTGATCGCAGGCCGAGCCTTCGACCAGTTCCTCGTTCGCCAGATCTTCGAATTCTTCCAGCCAGTCCGGGTCTTGGGGCGTCTGTTGATCGGTCATGAGCGGCGTATCTCCTGGCCTGTATGTCAGCGGAATTGCGACTCCATGCAGGATGTGACCAGAGTGTAACAGGTCGCTGACGTGGGGGCAATCCAACTCGCGCAGGTTACGAGATCAGCGGCCAGTTTTCCGCCTGATCGACCACCTGCGTCACGGTCCAGACCGTGTGCGCCGCGCGCTCCAGCGTGGCCGGATCGATCTCATGGATGGTGTCGCTGGCCTGCCCCCACTGCGGCACGAAACCGGTCACACGGTCGTAACCGGACAGCGCCACCGCACGCAGATTCCGGTCACGCAGGATCGCCACTTCGTCGAGCGTGATCATCGGCTTGCCCATCAGGCCCAGGTCCGGGCGCGCATCGGCGGCGCGTTCCATGACGGCGATGGCTTCGGGCGCGGGGTAGTAGTGCGCGTAGGGGCTGACGCCGTGCTGCGTCACCCAGCACAGCTCGCCCGCGCCGACGTTGCTCACCTCGACCCACAGCGCGTCGGCCCATTCCTCGCCATACGCGGTCGCCAGCAGATCCGCGCCGGTCCCGACGGCGGTCGCGGACGACGTGAAGGCCAGCACCACCTCCGTGGACGCGGTAGGGTGCGCGTGCAGCGCCCCGGCCAGACTCAGCAGCGCTGCCACGCCGGACGCGTTGCCGTTCGCCCCGGCAACGGTCGGCCCCAGCTCGTCCGCCACGGCCAGCGCCGCCTCCCCGAACGAGAGCGCCGCCAGCAGGGTGCGCAGGGTGCGCCAGCGCTGTTTGCGCCCCGACAGGGCCGTCAATACACCGCCGACCAGCGCCGCCAGCGTAACGCTGCCCAATGTGCGAGGCAGGTAGCGCACCAGTCGCGGCTCGGTGGTCACGCGATGATGCGACGAATCGAGGTGAGCGACGAACACCACGCGCCGCCGGACCGATCCGCGTGGCGGGATGCGCACGATGACGTTCTGCGATTCTCCGCGCGCGAGCAGCTCTTGCCACGGCGCGGGCCGCAGCAGGAACGCGTCACGGCTGAGCACACTGATCCCGACGCTTGCCAGTCCGCCGAGCACCTGATTGCGCCGCCGCTTGCTCAGGCCCCAGATCAGACTGAAGCCGTTGCCGAGTGCCAGCGGCAGGATGCGGTAGCGAAAGCCGCGCATGCTGCGCACCGGCTGGTTGATCACCTCCCAGTGCGGGTCCAGCGCGCGAATCGTGGTGTGCACGTAGCGGGCGGCGTCACGCTCGGCGGGACTCGCCGGGCGGCGCGGGCCGATCTTCACGCTCAGCGCGCGGATGGTGTCCATCAGGGCGTCGACGTTCAGTTCCTTCGGCGAATTAGGGTCCATCAGTTCAATCTCACAGCGGGATACATGCGTCACAGTCGTTAGCGTCGTGCCGATTCAAGTATGCCGCACTTGGTGCAAAATGGCACGCGTGAGGGCAGTTGTTAATGGTTAGTTTTTCAGGGTTAGTCAACGCAAAAGCAAAAAAGCGACTCAACCGGCGTCGTGTAGAAGGGTATTGATGCGGGTTAACAAATGAATCGGTCACGAGCAGAGCTTACCCCCGGCCCCTCTCCAGCCTATACACCGTCGCTGGAGAGGGGAGACGAGCAAAATCTCGCGTGCGCCGCCCGGTTTTCCCCTTCCCTCCGCTTGCGTGGGGAAAGGAGCCAGGGGATGGGGAGCTATCAGTCGGATCACATCGTCTGATTACAGATCGTACAGCTCGCCGTACTTGGTCCGCAGATAGGCGATGTACGGCGCGATGGTCAGCGGCTGGCCGGTGACGCGCTCGGTCAGCTCGGCGGCGGTGTACTTGTGTCCGTGCGTGTAGATGTTCGCTTGCAGCCAGTCGTGCAGCGTGGCGAACTGCCCGCGCCCGATCTCGTCGGGGATTTCCGGGTGGGCATGCAGCGCGGCGTCGTAGAACTGTGCGCTGAGGATGTTGCCCAACGTGTAGCCCTGGAACGCGCCGCCGATCAGCCCGCCGAACCAGTGCACGTCTTGCAGCACGCCGTCGCTGTGGTTGGGCGGGGTGATGCCGAAGTCTTGCTCGAAGCGCGCGTTCCACGCATCCGGCAGGTCGCGGATCGCCAGCCGGTCTTCGAGCATCGCCTTCTCGAAGTCGAAGCGCAGCATGACGTGCAGGTTGTACGTCACTTCGTCGGCGTCGGTGCGGATCAAGGAGCGGGCGACCTTGTTGATCGCGCGGTAGAACGTATCCAGCGAGACGCCGCGCAGTTGGGCGGGGAACATCATCTGAAGTTGCGGGTAGTAATGTTCCCAGAAACGGCGGCTGCGCCCGACGATGTTTTCCCACAGGCGCGACTGGCTCTCGTGCACACCGGACGATGTGCCGCCGCCCAGCGGGGTCGCTTCGTAGCCGGGGTTGACGCCCTGCTCGTACATTGCGTGGCCGGATTCGTGCAGCGTGCTGAACAGCGCCTCGTCCAGGCGGCGCTCCTTGACGCGCGTCGTGATGCGCACGTCGCCATGGGCAAAGGTGATCTCGTAGGGGTGGTGCGTCTTGTCCTGGCGGCCCCGGTTGAAGTCGTAGCCAAAGCGCCGGATGATCTCCGCGCCGAACGCGAGCTGCTTGTCTTCGGGATAGTACTCGTGCAGGCAGGCATCGTCGGCGGGCGGCTGGCTGACGATGGCCTGCACGATGGGCACGAGCTGCTCGCGCAGGTCCGCGAAGATCGCGCCGACCGTCTCGGCCTTCATGCCGTAGTCGCTGAAGTCGATCAGCGGATCGAGGATGTGGTCGTAGCCGGGGAAGAAATTCGCCAGCTCGCGGCTGAGGTCGAGCGTCTTTTCCAGGGCGGGCTGCACGCGCTTGAAGTCGTTGGCGGGACGCGCCTCGACCCAGATCTGGTACGTTTCCGCCGTGTGATTGGCGATCAGCGCGGTGAAGTCGGACGGGACTTTGATCGCGCGCTCGTAGACGCGCCGCGTCTCGCGGATCAACGCGGCGTCGTCCGAGTCCGAGGGCAGGCTTTCGGCCCACGGCTCCAGCGCGTCGAGCAGGCGGCCAATGGCCGGATCGGTCAGCTTTTCGTGGGCCAGCTTTTCGAGCGTCGCCATCTGGCGCGCACGCGCAGACGCGCCGCCGGGCGGCATGTAGGTGGACTGGTCCCAATAGAGCACGGCTCCGGCGGTGCTGAGGTCGTTGGCTTCGATCAATCGGGTTTTGAGGTCTTGAAGTTTGTCTTCCACAGGCATAAACCTCGTTTCAGGGTTGGGAGACGCGGGCGTGTGTACAGCGTTATACGTCCGCATTTTAGCACAGCGGCCAATCGGCATACGCCGGAGCGCGTAAGCTGTTATAACTCCGGCAGGACCAACCGTCAGTTTGGAGGAAACTGCATGAAATCGCGCGATGAAGTCTCGGCGGGCGGCGTGGTGTACCGCCGCACCCCGGCAGGCGTCGAGGTGCTGATCTGCAAAGCCGCCAGCTACCATCGCTGGGTGCTGCCCAAGGGCCTCGTCAACGCGGGCGAAGATGTGCGGACGGCGGCGCTGCGCGAGACGGAAGAGGAAGTCGGCGTGAAGGCGCGCATCGTGGCGGACCTGGGCGAGCCGGAACGCTACATCTACACGGCGCGCGGCATGCGGGTGTTCAAGTCGGTGACGTACTTCCTGATGGCGTACGAATCGGGCAGCGAGCAGATGCACGATAGGGAAATGGAAGAAATACGCTGGCTGCCCATCGACGAGGCGATCGATCTGCTGGCCTACGACGGCGCGAAGAAGATCGTGCGCCGCGCGAAGGCCGCGCTCGAAACGCTGCCAGACCCGTCACAGGCGGAGTGACATGAAACAGGGACCGCCCGTTCCGGCGATCCCTGCTGTGATGGTCTTGTTCAGTTGTTATCACCGCGCGATGTTAGCGCGCCTTCGCGTTGACCCGGCTCTCGGCGATCTGAGAAAGACGCACGTCGGTCCGGCTTTCCTCGTTGAGCGTCTGTTCCAGGATCTGCGCTTCCTTGTCGTGGCCCATCGTTTGCGCCCACGTGCGCAGCGTGCCATACGCTGAAATTTCGTAGTGCTCGACCTTCTGCGCGCTGGCGATGAGGGCAGCGTCCAGCGTTTCCTTGTCATTGACTTCCTTGACGATCTCCTTGCCTTCAGTCAGCAGGCCCTTCATGCCCTTGCAGGCCTTGCGCTTCGGCGTCTCGCCCAGGCTCTCAAAGACCTGCTCCAGACGGCTGATGTGCTGCTCGGTCTGCGACAGGTGGTCCTTGAAGGCGCTGGTCAGCTCGCGGTTGGTCGCCGCCTTCTGCATGTCCGGCAGCGCCTCGACGATCTGGTGCTCGGCGTCGTAGAGGTCCTGCAATTCTTCGACAAACATCGCGTGAAGTGTCTTCGGGGAGGCCATATATACAAGTCCTTTCCGTCTCGTTTACGCCCGGTTATTGGTACTCGAATTGAGTCGAATTTCATTCCTTCACATCACGCCCTCTAGCATAACGTGAGTCCCGATCGCGGATAAGGGACGGTTGGGTCAATTTTGAATGGGCCGGGTGCACTATCGCGGTCTAGACATTTGTGGCACTGCATATAGGCCGCTTGATCGACGTCGAGATGCGGCGCTCGCGGATCTGGAAAAACGGGGGAGGAATCAGAAGGGGCACACCGCGAAAAAACGAGGATGTGCCCCTATGTGTGCTTCTATAATGTGCGGTGGCCTGCGCGCCGCCGCGCTGGCAAAACGATAATCGCCTATAGGCTTTCGACCAGCCCGATGCGTACGGCGTAGAGGGCTGCCTGGGTGCGGCTGGCGACGCCCAGCTTGCTCAGGATGTTGCTGACGTGCGTCTTGACCGTCTTTTCGCCGATTGTGAGGCTGGACGCGATCTCTTTGTTGGCGTAGCCCAGTGCCAGCAGACGCAGCACTTCCGTTTCGCGCTCGGTGAGCGTTTCGGGGCTGTCTGGCGTGCGGACCTCGCGCATCAGCCGGGCGGCGGCTTTGGGCGAAAGCTGCACCTGGCCGGACGCCGCTGCTTTGATGGCGCTGATCAGCTCGCTGGCCTCGGCATCCTTGAGCAGGTAGCCGACCGCGCCCGCGCGAATTGCGCCGCTGACGGTGTGATCTTCGAGCATGCTGGTCAGCGCGATCACTTCCGTCTCCGGCAGCTCGCGCCGGATGACGCCCGTCGCCGTGATGCCGTCCATTTCCGGCATCATGAGGTCCATCAGCACCACGTCGGGCCGCAGCTCGCGCGCCATCTCGACCGCCTGGCTGCCATCGGAGGCTTCGCCAATGATTTCCAGGGCCGGATCGGGACTGAGGAACATGTGCAGTCCCTGGCGCACGACCGCGTGATCGTCCGCGATCAAGATGCGGATAGGCATGGGTTCGTTCAACGCCCCATGAGAGGAATGGTGAGGAAGTACCAGCGGTGCAAGTGTCACG is a window encoding:
- a CDS encoding DUF5989 family protein, which codes for MSQQTSTNTTQRPGRLSGIKTRLGIVGELFAFLWAAKMWWLIPMILALLVFALLIAFGAAGGGGPLIYTLF
- a CDS encoding SGNH/GDSL hydrolase family protein encodes the protein MPSNPRPRRVLFRFVLVSLPSLCACMFVLELGLRLFVPVSDPLPRGLYDADANLLISEPHDQGTYIKNPDINADYLINSAGWNSPHEYTPQKQPGVLRIAVIGDSYVESMEVDLDKSFLALLETTLAQASGQPVEVYNFGKSGAPLSEYLQIMRYVTATYAPDIVIVNIVDNDFEESFVEYGLPYFLNFDLAADGSIVEIPPVPYEPSKQVEGFRVLAHSALVRFLAYNLDYLPRLKMMRMNEPVEQTESDDSARRTKLDTLVRYVFGQYADLASGADSHLLLVIDGPRADLYKGRPLEESDTFIYHDVSQAAVDELGIPLLDLTTPFAEAYSQTERRLNFENDYHWNEYGHQIVAQALADELLALEWVSSGSSASAQIP
- a CDS encoding carboxypeptidase M32; translation: MPVEDKLQDLKTRLIEANDLSTAGAVLYWDQSTYMPPGGASARARQMATLEKLAHEKLTDPAIGRLLDALEPWAESLPSDSDDAALIRETRRVYERAIKVPSDFTALIANHTAETYQIWVEARPANDFKRVQPALEKTLDLSRELANFFPGYDHILDPLIDFSDYGMKAETVGAIFADLREQLVPIVQAIVSQPPADDACLHEYYPEDKQLAFGAEIIRRFGYDFNRGRQDKTHHPYEITFAHGDVRITTRVKERRLDEALFSTLHESGHAMYEQGVNPGYEATPLGGGTSSGVHESQSRLWENIVGRSRRFWEHYYPQLQMMFPAQLRGVSLDTFYRAINKVARSLIRTDADEVTYNLHVMLRFDFEKAMLEDRLAIRDLPDAWNARFEQDFGITPPNHSDGVLQDVHWFGGLIGGAFQGYTLGNILSAQFYDAALHAHPEIPDEIGRGQFATLHDWLQANIYTHGHKYTAAELTERVTGQPLTIAPYIAYLRTKYGELYDL
- a CDS encoding YciE/YciF ferroxidase family protein encodes the protein MASPKTLHAMFVEELQDLYDAEHQIVEALPDMQKAATNRELTSAFKDHLSQTEQHISRLEQVFESLGETPKRKACKGMKGLLTEGKEIVKEVNDKETLDAALIASAQKVEHYEISAYGTLRTWAQTMGHDKEAQILEQTLNEESRTDVRLSQIAESRVNAKAR
- a CDS encoding NUDIX hydrolase; the protein is MKSRDEVSAGGVVYRRTPAGVEVLICKAASYHRWVLPKGLVNAGEDVRTAALRETEEEVGVKARIVADLGEPERYIYTARGMRVFKSVTYFLMAYESGSEQMHDREMEEIRWLPIDEAIDLLAYDGAKKIVRRAKAALETLPDPSQAE
- a CDS encoding response regulator; translation: MPIRILIADDHAVVRQGLHMFLSPDPALEIIGEASDGSQAVEMARELRPDVVLMDLMMPEMDGITATGVIRRELPETEVIALTSMLEDHTVSGAIRAGAVGYLLKDAEASELISAIKAAASGQVQLSPKAAARLMREVRTPDSPETLTERETEVLRLLALGYANKEIASSLTIGEKTVKTHVSNILSKLGVASRTQAALYAVRIGLVESL
- a CDS encoding M28 family peptidase, with amino-acid sequence MDPNSPKELNVDALMDTIRALSVKIGPRRPASPAERDAARYVHTTIRALDPHWEVINQPVRSMRGFRYRILPLALGNGFSLIWGLSKRRRNQVLGGLASVGISVLSRDAFLLRPAPWQELLARGESQNVIVRIPPRGSVRRRVVFVAHLDSSHHRVTTEPRLVRYLPRTLGSVTLAALVGGVLTALSGRKQRWRTLRTLLAALSFGEAALAVADELGPTVAGANGNASGVAALLSLAGALHAHPTASTEVVLAFTSSATAVGTGADLLATAYGEEWADALWVEVSNVGAGELCWVTQHGVSPYAHYYPAPEAIAVMERAADARPDLGLMGKPMITLDEVAILRDRNLRAVALSGYDRVTGFVPQWGQASDTIHEIDPATLERAAHTVWTVTQVVDQAENWPLIS
- a CDS encoding carbamoyltransferase family protein — protein: MDILGISCFYHDAAAALLRDGDLVAASMEERLTRKKHDNSFPAQAIQFCLTQGGIQGADLDYVVFYEKPMVKVGRILQTALSTFPRSWDFWREAVTAYVTEKMWIKSLIQRELNVPPEKILFCDHHMSHAASAFFTSPFEDAAVLTIDGVGEWTTTTMGYATANWNGQGENAINLFWEQKFPHSIGLFYSAFTAFLGFTVNSGEYKVMGMAPYGEPKYVDRVKKLITINPDGSFYLNMDYFAYHYSANNSFNSKFTDLFGQPRVHDEDFFTAKSAPHRVGEAAAMERNQYYADIAASVQAVTEEAMLAMANAAYEKTGCKRLVMAGGVALNSVANFKVLAHTPFDDVYIQPAAGDDGGALGAALWAYHLVLNQPRKLVMTHAYYGQEYSDGEIKAFLDAEGIPYECFDNDDQLLDRVVNEILEQRVIGLYQGRYEWGPRALGNRSIIADPRRAEMKDIVNTKIKFREPFRPFAPVVLADRAPEFFDYPNVETDPLARFMLAVSPIFDDKLDVAKATTHEGGTGRLQTIDYQTNPRYYELVRRFGEASGVPILMNTSFNLRGEPIVSSPANAWWTFSNSGIDWLMMGPFLVGKKS